In Clupea harengus chromosome 13, Ch_v2.0.2, whole genome shotgun sequence, one DNA window encodes the following:
- the slc25a16 gene encoding graves disease carrier protein, which yields MATEASVSSPGRPQIPTPTQRDYYWVRSFVAGGVAGCCAKSTIAPLDRVKILLQAHSPHYKDLGVIATLKAVPKKEGFLGLYKGNGAMMVRIFPYGAIQFMAFDNYKKFLNKRLGISGHIHRLLAGSMAGMTAVICTYPLDVVRARLAFQVTGHHRYTGIVNAFQTIYLKEGGYSGFYRGLTPTLIGMAPYAGFSFFTFGTLKSLGLAHAPELLGRPSSDNPDVLVLKPQVNLLCGGIAGAIAQTISYPLDVARRRMQLGSVLPDSEKCSSLTNTLKHVYSQYGIKAGLYRGLSLNYIRCIPSQAVAFTTYEFMKQVLHLN from the exons ATGGCAACGGAGGCATCGGTCTCCTCACCTGGGCGCCCCCAGATCCCAACCCCCACGCAGAGGGACTATTATTGGGTGCGCTCTTTCGTAGCTGGAG GTGTGGCAGGATGCTGTGCCAAGTCAACTATTGCTCCTCTTGACAGAGTGAAGATTTTATTACAAGCCCATAGCCCTCATTACAAAGACCTTG GTGTGATAGCCACCCTCAAGGCTGTGCCAAAAAAGGAGGGTTTCCTTGGCCTGTATAAAGGAAATGGGGCCATGATGGTTAGAATATTTCCCTATGGAGCCATTCAGTTCATGGCTTTTGACAACTACAAAAAG TTTCTTAACAAACGGTTAGGGATATCTGGTCACATCCATCGACTCCTGGCTGGGTCAATGGCAG GTATGACGGCCGTTATTTGTACTTACCCACTGGATGTAGTTCGAGCCCGCCTTGCCTTTCAAGTGACTGGACACCATCGCTATACAGGCATTGTCAATGCTTTTCAGACAATATATCTGAAG GAGGGCGGCTACTCTGGCTTCTATCGTGGTCTGACGCCCACCCTTATTGGCATGGCTCCTTATGCAG GGTTCTCCTTCTTCACCTTTGGAACGCTCAAGAGTCTGGGCCTCGCCCACGCCCCAGAGCTCTTGGGCCGGCCATCATCAGACAACCCGGACGTGCTGGTGCTGAAGCCGCAGGTTAACCTGTTGTGTGGGGGCATCGCTGGCGCCATCGCCCAAACCATATC TTATCCTCTGGATGTGGCACGCAGGAGGATGCAGCTCGGATCGGTCCTTCCAGATTCTGAAAAGTGTTC TTCTCTTACAAATACCTTGAAGCATGTGTACAGTCAGTACGGGATTAAGGCTGGACTGTATCGCGGTCTGTCACTCAACTACATCCGCTGTATCCCCTCCCAAGCTGTGGCCTTCACCACCTATGAGTTCATGAAGCAGGTGCTGCACCTGAACTAG
- the alox5a gene encoding polyunsaturated fatty acid 5-lipoxygenase isoform X2 produces MPSYTVTVATGSQWFAGTDDYIYVTLVGTERCSDRTLLDKPLYNDFERGAIDSYDISVGEDLGDIELVKIEKKKYWFQDDWYCRFITVKNPTGDYLEFPCFRWLVDDKEVVLRDGKARLPQVEKTPIAKQHRRKELETRQKLFRWKEWHPGFPMSIDAKAHRDLPRDIQFDSEKGVDFVLNYSKAIENLAVNQFMHMFQSSWNDLADFEQIYMRIKNTISEYVMQHWKEDFMFGYQYLNGCNPVIIQKCHKIPDKFPVSHDMVKDYLEREITLEEEVKAGNIFLADYDVMDGVTANSTDPCTMQYLAAPVCLLYRNQRNKIMPLAIQLHQAPGEDNPIFLPSDAENDWLLAKLLYPHIRFTIAINTKAREQLICECGLFDKANGTGGGGHVELIQRAMKTFTYKTLLFPESIKARGMESQEEIPYYFYRDDGIKVWEMVKSFAADVVAIYYDSDKTLQEDEEIQAFVKDVCSFGMQDFDQCEFPKFLTTREQLTEYLTVVIFTASAQHAAVNFGQYDWCSWIPNSPSTMRKPTPTKKGEADVKYIMESLPDRGRSCWHLGAVWALSQFQDNELFLGMYPDEHFTEKPVKTAMENFRRKLSEYSRVVKARNEGKKLPYYYLSPDRIPNSVAV; encoded by the exons ATGCCCAGTTACACTGTCACGGTGGCTACAGGTAGCCAGTGGTTTGCCGGGACCGATGACTACATTTACGTCACCCTGGTTGGAACTGAGAGATGCAGTGACAGGACCCTGCTGGATAAACCTCTCTACAATGACTTTGAAAGGGGAGCG ATTGACTCCTATGATATAAGTGTTGGAGAAGACCTTGGTgacattgaactggtgaaaatCGAGAAGAAGAAATATTGGTTCCAAGATGATTGGTATTGCAGATTTATCACAGTGAAGAACCCAACAGGAGATTATCTTGAGTTTCCATGCTTTCGATGGCTGGTTGATGACAAAGAAGTTGTCCTCAGGGATGGCAAGG CTCGTTTGCCACAGGTTGAGAAGACCCCAATAGCAAAGCAGCATCGACGTAAAGAACTGGAAACAAGACAAAAGCTTTTCAG atgGAAAGAGTGGCACCCAGGCTTTCCAATGAGCATAGATGCCAAAGCCCACAGAGATCTCCCCCGCGACATCCAGTTTGACAGTGAGAAGGGCGTGGACTTCGTTTTGAACTACAGTAAAGC AATCGAAAACCTGGCTGTGAACCAGTTCATGCATATGTTCCAGTCTTCTTGGAATGACCTGGCTGACTTTGAACAGATATATATGAGGATCAAGAACACCATTTCAG AATATGTTATGCAACACTGGAAAGAAGACTTCATGTTTGGATACCAGTATCTTAATGGATGCAACCCTGTCATCATCCAGAAATGCCACAAAATACCCGACAAGTTCCCAGTGTCTCATGACATGGTGAAGGACTACTTGGAGCGGGAAATTACTCTCGAGGAGGAGGTCAAG GCCGGAAACATTTTTCTTGCAGACTACGATGTAATGGATGGTGTGACGGCAAACAGTACAGACCCTTGCACTATGCAGTATCTGGCTGCTCCAGTCTGTTTATTGTACAGAAACCAACGGAACAAGATAATGCCATTGGCCATTCAG CTGCATCAGGCCCCTGGTGAGGACAATCCCATATTTCTCCCGAGTGATGCTGAAAATGACTGGTTGCTCGCAAAG TTGCTCTATCCACACATCCGCTTCACGATCGCCATCAACACCAAGGCACGGGAGCAGCTGATCTGTGAATGTGGGCTCTTTGATAAG GCCAACGGGACAGGAGGAGGGGGCCATGTTGAACTGATCCAGAGGGCCATGAAAACCTTCACATACAAAACGCTCCTTTTCCCAGAGTCCATCAAAGCTAGGGGCATGGAGAGCCAGGAGGAGATCCCCTACTACTTCTACAGGGATGATGGCATCAAGGTCTGGGAGATGGTCAAAAG TTTTGCGGCAGATGTGGTGGCCATTTACTATGACAGTGATAAGACTctccaggaggatgaggaaatTCAAGCGTTTGTGAAAGATGTCTGCAGCTTTGGAATGCAAGACTTCGACCAATGTG AGTTTCCAAAATTCTTGACGACCAGGGAGCAACTTACAGAGTATCTGACTGTTGTGATCTTCACTGCTTCTGCACAGCATGCTGCTGTGAACTTTGGCCAG TATGACTGGTGCTCCTGGATTCCAAATTCTCCATCGACCATGCGGAAACCCACCCCTACGAAGAAGGGCGAGGCCGATGTGAAGTACATTATGGAGAGTCTGCCTGACCGCGGACGCTCCTGTTGGCATCTTGGGGCTGTGTGGGCCCTCAGCCAGTTCCAGGATAATGAG TTGTTTTTAGGCATGTACCCCGATGAGCACTTCACTGAGAAGCCAGTGAAGACGGCTATGGAGAACTTCCGCAGGAAACTCTCAGAATATTCCCGGGTTGTGAAGGCCAGGAATGAGGGGAAGAAGCTGCCATACTACTATCTGTCTCCAGACAGGATTCCAAACAGTGTAGCAGTTTGA
- the alox5a gene encoding polyunsaturated fatty acid 5-lipoxygenase isoform X1, whose protein sequence is MPSYTVTVATGSQWFAGTDDYIYVTLVGTERCSDRTLLDKPLYNDFERGAIDSYDISVGEDLGDIELVKIEKKKYWFQDDWYCRFITVKNPTGDYLEFPCFRWLVDDKEVVLRDGKARLPQVEKTPIAKQHRRKELETRQKLFRWKEWHPGFPMSIDAKAHRDLPRDIQFDSEKGVDFVLNYSKAIENLAVNQFMHMFQSSWNDLADFEQIYMRIKNTISEYVMQHWKEDFMFGYQYLNGCNPVIIQKCHKIPDKFPVSHDMVKDYLEREITLEEEVKAGNIFLADYDVMDGVTANSTDPCTMQYLAAPVCLLYRNQRNKIMPLAIQLHQAPGEDNPIFLPSDAENDWLLAKVWVRSADFHVHQTVTHLLRTHLISEVFGIAMFRQLPAVHPVYKLLYPHIRFTIAINTKAREQLICECGLFDKANGTGGGGHVELIQRAMKTFTYKTLLFPESIKARGMESQEEIPYYFYRDDGIKVWEMVKSFAADVVAIYYDSDKTLQEDEEIQAFVKDVCSFGMQDFDQCEFPKFLTTREQLTEYLTVVIFTASAQHAAVNFGQYDWCSWIPNSPSTMRKPTPTKKGEADVKYIMESLPDRGRSCWHLGAVWALSQFQDNELFLGMYPDEHFTEKPVKTAMENFRRKLSEYSRVVKARNEGKKLPYYYLSPDRIPNSVAV, encoded by the exons ATGCCCAGTTACACTGTCACGGTGGCTACAGGTAGCCAGTGGTTTGCCGGGACCGATGACTACATTTACGTCACCCTGGTTGGAACTGAGAGATGCAGTGACAGGACCCTGCTGGATAAACCTCTCTACAATGACTTTGAAAGGGGAGCG ATTGACTCCTATGATATAAGTGTTGGAGAAGACCTTGGTgacattgaactggtgaaaatCGAGAAGAAGAAATATTGGTTCCAAGATGATTGGTATTGCAGATTTATCACAGTGAAGAACCCAACAGGAGATTATCTTGAGTTTCCATGCTTTCGATGGCTGGTTGATGACAAAGAAGTTGTCCTCAGGGATGGCAAGG CTCGTTTGCCACAGGTTGAGAAGACCCCAATAGCAAAGCAGCATCGACGTAAAGAACTGGAAACAAGACAAAAGCTTTTCAG atgGAAAGAGTGGCACCCAGGCTTTCCAATGAGCATAGATGCCAAAGCCCACAGAGATCTCCCCCGCGACATCCAGTTTGACAGTGAGAAGGGCGTGGACTTCGTTTTGAACTACAGTAAAGC AATCGAAAACCTGGCTGTGAACCAGTTCATGCATATGTTCCAGTCTTCTTGGAATGACCTGGCTGACTTTGAACAGATATATATGAGGATCAAGAACACCATTTCAG AATATGTTATGCAACACTGGAAAGAAGACTTCATGTTTGGATACCAGTATCTTAATGGATGCAACCCTGTCATCATCCAGAAATGCCACAAAATACCCGACAAGTTCCCAGTGTCTCATGACATGGTGAAGGACTACTTGGAGCGGGAAATTACTCTCGAGGAGGAGGTCAAG GCCGGAAACATTTTTCTTGCAGACTACGATGTAATGGATGGTGTGACGGCAAACAGTACAGACCCTTGCACTATGCAGTATCTGGCTGCTCCAGTCTGTTTATTGTACAGAAACCAACGGAACAAGATAATGCCATTGGCCATTCAG CTGCATCAGGCCCCTGGTGAGGACAATCCCATATTTCTCCCGAGTGATGCTGAAAATGACTGGTTGCTCGCAAAGGTATGGGTGCGCTCCGCTGATTTCCATGTCCACCAAACTGTCACTCATCTTTTGCGCACTCACCTGATCTCTGAGGTCTTCGGAATTGCCATGTTCCGCCAACTTCCTGCTGTCCACCCAGTTTACAAG TTGCTCTATCCACACATCCGCTTCACGATCGCCATCAACACCAAGGCACGGGAGCAGCTGATCTGTGAATGTGGGCTCTTTGATAAG GCCAACGGGACAGGAGGAGGGGGCCATGTTGAACTGATCCAGAGGGCCATGAAAACCTTCACATACAAAACGCTCCTTTTCCCAGAGTCCATCAAAGCTAGGGGCATGGAGAGCCAGGAGGAGATCCCCTACTACTTCTACAGGGATGATGGCATCAAGGTCTGGGAGATGGTCAAAAG TTTTGCGGCAGATGTGGTGGCCATTTACTATGACAGTGATAAGACTctccaggaggatgaggaaatTCAAGCGTTTGTGAAAGATGTCTGCAGCTTTGGAATGCAAGACTTCGACCAATGTG AGTTTCCAAAATTCTTGACGACCAGGGAGCAACTTACAGAGTATCTGACTGTTGTGATCTTCACTGCTTCTGCACAGCATGCTGCTGTGAACTTTGGCCAG TATGACTGGTGCTCCTGGATTCCAAATTCTCCATCGACCATGCGGAAACCCACCCCTACGAAGAAGGGCGAGGCCGATGTGAAGTACATTATGGAGAGTCTGCCTGACCGCGGACGCTCCTGTTGGCATCTTGGGGCTGTGTGGGCCCTCAGCCAGTTCCAGGATAATGAG TTGTTTTTAGGCATGTACCCCGATGAGCACTTCACTGAGAAGCCAGTGAAGACGGCTATGGAGAACTTCCGCAGGAAACTCTCAGAATATTCCCGGGTTGTGAAGGCCAGGAATGAGGGGAAGAAGCTGCCATACTACTATCTGTCTCCAGACAGGATTCCAAACAGTGTAGCAGTTTGA